The nucleotide sequence AGCTTCCAGGAGCATCAGAGAAGTCCAAAGTTTGAAAACTACATCGTACTCCGAGGAAGGCCCTTCTCATATTCCAACTAGTGGATTACACTCACCTAGTGCAAAGGTAGTGCTGCAGCCCTGGTCATATGTTTGTTTGTACTGAAATTTGATTGCTCCTGCTGGGTGTCCATGATTCTAACGCTGGAATTACTATTTGCAGGTTAAAGCTTCCCTAATCCGCGCTGCCCTTGATTCTAAGGGTAAAATCCCTGACAATATATTGCTCCATAAGATTGAAGAACTTAATCGATCAGTGAAGGTAGGGGACTTATCTTTGTAGTTCTGTATCATTTAATTGCTGGTGATAGCTCAAAATCCATTATTGCCTTTTGTTTATGCAGAATCTTGAGTCTCTACTCGTAGGATCACATAGAAGAGAATGATCTGATATTCGATTAACGCATATCTGATATCATCTTCGACAATTCTCTCTCAAATTAAACATGGAAAGAACAGGAGGAACAAGCAGAGTATATGAACTCTTTCTTCTATTTAGTCCTGCAAACACAATGGGAAATTGCAAAACTGCTCATGCCGAGAACGAGCTTCTAGTTTTATGCAAGTTTCACAAGTTATCTGTTGTACATAGGTCGTGCTGATTCTTCCAAGTTTCACAATTTGGTGTACAAAGAATTACAGAATCAGTGATCTTGGATCACAAAGTAGATCAACGTACATGTAAGCTTGTTTATCGTATAAATTCCAAAATGGTATCTGGTGCCAATATGTCATGGCTGATGTGAATATGCTTTTTCAGGCTTTTATTTGGTCACTGATGTAGAAGCATAAGATGTTTGAATACGTTTGTTGGAGATATGTGCAAGGTTGCACCTGTTGAACTCATGCTGAAGCTTGGAGTGATAATTGATTTATCGTTTGTATAGAATGGATTGTGACCAATAAGATGTAAAGTCATTTTTTAAGTTTAAACCAATCATTCGAAGGTGTAGAACTGCATGCTTGGCCCTAATGCTTATCCTAACTTGATTAATGCCCCAATTGATAACCAATCAACCCAAAAGATCTTCCTTCTAGTACCATCCAGGCTAAATTCAAATGATGTGCACGTGCCCATAAGTTTATATCCTTAGCTATAGCAACCAATGAACAAAATCAGTATTCAAAATGCTGATTACATCTTTTCCTGCTGATACTATCATACTAGAACAACATTTGCAAATACTTATATGTAAAATACTAAATTAAGAGCTTGCATAATTGGACCCAACGTGAACGACAGTTTACCTTGACCAGAGTGTAcctttattattgttattattactattactattattgttattattagtTTACTTTAAGTATAATTATACTCCATACAAGAATTCATCTGAATTCTGGCCACAATGTGCATTACACTCTATTATGTTAACTGGCTCAGATAGCCAGAAAGCTTCCCAGCAACAGCACCAACTCTATGCATTCTTGACCTCTGCATCTGAATTTTCTTTTGGATTCTCCTCACCATGCTGATGGCTGCTTACATCCTTTTCATCTTCATTCCGTGTTTCCTTTGGTTGCTTAGCATCCTCATGACTGGTTGTGTTCTTTAATTCTACGGCATCTGCTGCTTCATCTGGCTTCTCTGTTGCGTcttcaggttcacatttatcttTCCCATCTACTCCCTGAGGTGTTTCCTTTGGCTCAACTGCATCTTCAATGCTTCTCCTGTTCTTTACAATTGCGTTTGGTGTTTCCTCTGGCTTCTCCACTGCATCAACTTGGTTGCTCGTATTTGTCACATCTGAATCTGGCAAttcatttgccttctcctctGTATCTTCATGGGAGCTTGTGTTAACATCGACATCCGGTGATTCTGTTATCTTCTCCGCTACACTCCCTTGGTTTGTCATTCCAGTTTCCTTCGGTTCTGGCACATTGTTGCTTTCAAAAGTGCTTGCATCTATGTCTCTTTCAGTTGTCACAGCGCTCCTTGCAGTATCTCCCTCTGAGAGTGGAACAGTCTTCTTGATTATTCCAACCGTAACATACTTGCTCTTGAATTTGAGCTCCCATTCTTGCAAGGCCTCCACCTCGAACGGACCTAACCCCGAAATGTCACCAGTTAAGTCACTTGCTTCAAATGACATCTTTGCCAAAGCCCTACTTGCGTCTCTGCCAGCGAACAATGCGTACGGGCCACCAGGTCCATAAAATATCCTGCGAAAGGAGATGAAATTGGAAGATGAACATGTTGCAATCAGGAATATGTAATGTTCATGAACACTACTGGTTCCTGTAAAATCAACTGGGAAAATAGTGCTCAATTTGGAAGGGCAGATATGAATAATGTCAGAATCCAAACAACAGAGAAGTCTTGACATAGAATATCATCCAGAACCAAGTACTTTAATGGTATCTGGTTGACCATCTAGTCCTTTTCATGCCATCAGATATGCTGTTCCTTTCTGATAAATCTTCTAAAAGAGAAAATAACACCTGATTTTCCCCTTGAAGGTCAGATCATTTGATTAGAACAAGAATCAGCAGAATTTTCTAAGGTCAGATAGGTATATTACCATCTGAGCAATCTACAGTTGACGAAGGAAAATAACTGAGCTCACAATAGCTGAAAGCCTCTTGCTGAATGTGGTGACTTGAAGCGCGCTCGTTTACATGAGAAATGAATCTATTTGGGACTGACCAGCATCTAGAAACCGCAAGGATGGTCAGTATGTAAATATTCCATAACGAATCCGattatacttatttggtatcaaaATACATATACTACGTAAATATATTCCATAACGAATCCAATTATACTTTTGGTATCAAAATTTATAGTGCTTTTTTGATAGAAATTATCTTGTTGCAATCCTATGAATCAATTGGATTAAAACCTTAGATTTATACTAGAGCCACGATGATTGATGAGTCAAGGTTCGAATAAGAACTGCTTGATGATCATTTATTGAAAGAGAAAAACGTTGTCTTTTGAGCAAACAAAATTGGAATGAAGAAAATTCATACTTTTTTTTATTAGGAATCACTTGAATTTTATTAAGAGCCACGGTGGCGCTTGAGCATCCTTACAAAACAATTAGTTTAAGAGATTTCTCCTTTGATTTCACATGGCAAGGTCCGTAAATTCAGCTTTCCCGTTGCACTTGCTTTTGCCGACATGAAGATTACTAACTGAAATGACGAGTTAATTTTCTAGTCCAACCATCTTCCTTTTGCTAATTTGTTTTTTCAGTAATAAAGATTAACTTTTTTTGCGATTAGTAATAAAGATTAACCGAAGACTCCTATATGAAccattttatttttaaaaaaattagtaCTCCGTGCTAAAGATTCTATGAGAGTATTTTTTTTTAGAGAAAAGATTCTATGAGAGTTTTAGGGGTGCTAGACTGCTATTGTCTCCGTTCCAAGTTTTTCCATCACAAACAAAATCAAAACAACAGGCTAGAAAGCACGTACCTGCTCTGCGTGACGTCGTAGATTTGGCCCTTGATGGCCATGAGCAGCGGTTTCTTGGGATCGGACCCATCGTAAGCTCGCAGCTCCTCCTCCGTCACCTCGCCGAGCTGCACCGGCGGCGGCAGTGGTTCGAACGCCCtctcctccgccgccacctcctcccTCCTCGTTGACGTCTGCGCCGGCCGCGCGAGCAGTCCTGAAACCGCGACGTACAGCGCCGCGGCCACCCCCACGGCCGTGAAGAACGCCGCAGGAGTCATCCCC is from Miscanthus floridulus cultivar M001 chromosome 7, ASM1932011v1, whole genome shotgun sequence and encodes:
- the LOC136467396 gene encoding membrane steroid-binding protein 1-like, encoding MAMAMAEWWDAATAAVAAYTGMTPAAFFTAVGVAAALYVAVSGLLARPAQTSTRREEVAAEERAFEPLPPPVQLGEVTEEELRAYDGSDPKKPLLMAIKGQIYDVTQSRIFYGPGGPYALFAGRDASRALAKMSFEASDLTGDISGLGPFEVEALQEWELKFKSKYVTVGIIKKTVPLSEGDTARSAVTTERDIDASTFESNNVPEPKETGMTNQGSVAEKITESPDVDVNTSSHEDTEEKANELPDSDVTNTSNQVDAVEKPEETPNAIVKNRRSIEDAVEPKETPQGVDGKDKCEPEDATEKPDEAADAVELKNTTSHEDAKQPKETRNEDEKDVSSHQHGEENPKENSDAEVKNA